The DNA sequence CCGGATCTGCTCGCCACCCTGCGGGCCGAGGCCGGCGACGTCTTCCTGCTGCCCGGCTTCGACGAGTTCATCCTCGGCTACGGCGACCGGACCGCCGTCGTACCCGCCGAACACGCCGACCGGATCGTGCCCGGCCGCAACGGCATGTTCCAGCCGACCGTGGTGAGTGCCGGCCGGGTGGTCGGCACCTGGAAGCACACCGGGCGGGCATCGAACCGCACCGTACTGGCCACGCCGTTCACCGCCTTCACCACGCAGGTCGAGGCCGCGATCCCGCAGCGGTACGCCGACCTGCCGTGACCCCGGGCGGTCCCGGCGCCCCTTGCCGGGCGTCGGTATCGTCGTGCGGCGTGACCGGTCTTCTGCACTCGCACTGCTCGTACTGCGGATCCGTCTACCCGACAGAGGCACAGTGGCCACGGGTCTGCGCGGCCTGCGCCCAGACCACCTGGCGTAACCCGCTCCCGGTCGCGGTCGCGGTCCTGCCGGTGCGGACCGCCGACGGCCTCGGCGTCGTGGTGCAGCGCCGCGACATCGAACCGGCCCGCGGCCTGCTGGCCCTGCCCGGCGGGTTCATCGAGCACGGCGAGGACTGGCGCGACGCCCTGGTCCGCGAACTGCGCGAGGAGACCGGCCTGATCGGCGCCGCCGAGACGGTACGCCCGTTCGCGGTCCACAGCGCCCCCAGCGGCGGCACCCTCCTGATCTTCGGGGTGCTGCCGCCGCAGCCGGCCGACCGGTTGCCGGCATCGGCGCCGACCGCCGAGGCGACCGAGTGGCTGGTCGTCACCGAACCGACCGAACTCGCCTTCTCCACCCACACCGAGGTCCTGGCCGACTTCCTCGCCACGCACGGCGGGTAGACCGGCGACGCACGGCGTCCCGGACACCGCGGTCCCATCCGATCCCCAGTGGATTTCCGTTGCGGGCTGGAAGTGCCTTCCGGCCGGGTGGGTAAGGCCATTCCGTCGTGAACCTGACTGCAGGTTCACTGAGATTCCGATGGAGTGCGACGAGGCGGCACTTGCACCGCTGTGATGAGATCAAACTGCCTGGGGGGGCCGACACCACCCGACCGGCGTGGGCGGCGCACGGTAACCGGGTTGGGATGATGCAATGCGGATTCAGTTCCGAGTTCTGGGCCCCCTCACCGCCGAACTGGACGGGGAACCCGTCGACCTCGGCGGCCGCCGGCCACGGATGGTCCTCGCCTCGCTGATCGCGGCACAGGGCCGGGTCCTGTCCACCGATCGTCTGGTCGAGCAGGTATGGAACGACGGGCCGCCGCCGACGACGGCCACCCTCTTCAGCTATGTCGCGGCGCTACGGCGGGCGCTGGAACCGGACCGGGCC is a window from the Polymorphospora rubra genome containing:
- a CDS encoding NUDIX domain-containing protein, producing the protein MTGLLHSHCSYCGSVYPTEAQWPRVCAACAQTTWRNPLPVAVAVLPVRTADGLGVVVQRRDIEPARGLLALPGGFIEHGEDWRDALVRELREETGLIGAAETVRPFAVHSAPSGGTLLIFGVLPPQPADRLPASAPTAEATEWLVVTEPTELAFSTHTEVLADFLATHGG